A stretch of DNA from Juglans microcarpa x Juglans regia isolate MS1-56 chromosome 5D, Jm3101_v1.0, whole genome shotgun sequence:
GTAAAATATAGAGGTAATGACTCAATCAACCATTATaatcattaatttaattttataaaaattaatattttttatttcttaaatcaatttttataaaattgaatttatctttaattagattatatgattaaattagttaattaaatttattttcttctatattacATAAGAATATCACGTTTTGAGACTTTTAATTCATAttcaaataacaaaagaaaaaaaactaagtaATAAACTAATAGTAAGTGAGATATAAGGATATCattatctaaatataaaatacacaaataattttattcaaaaatatttagatcCTTATATCATttatgtgatataatttaatttaataatttgataataaattattttagatagtGTATAGAGCACATTATTCACATatgaaataagttataaaatttaaattttagaatttaaagtttaaattatattatattatataaacattttacttaatatattattcatatcgattcataaataaaatcttttattagaACATTACCGAccatttggatttaaaaaatattttatctcatccattacaacttctttaaattttcagacaaaatataacaaataatttaacttttttaaatctcaattcaactttttcaaattctaaaataataataatattattaaaaaataatactcaaataatatttttttcaatttttatcttttatctaaaactatctcatttcatctaagaATTCTACATCAACCTCGAATGAGTAATTCTTAGATTTCAgttttgggtttttcttttttgagttttaCTTGCTTTTTTTTGAGAGTTTAATCTAAAAAAGGGAGAAAGCTTATTCTGGATGAAGTCTATCTACGGGAAACATAAATTTTCAAAGAGTAATGTTGAGTATATTCGTAGAATGTGTAAAcgttgtataattattttaaaaaataaacgttgtataattattttaaaaaatagtaagatttattattaaaaaattaattttttatcatgtcggtcttatatttactcattttttaaaaaaaaattgtacgaTACTTGCACACTTCactattgtaaatattatttttcattttcaagatatagattatttgcaaaaaaacaaatttaggTATACCGATCATAagattattttaaagaaaaaatttatatgacattaaaaagataaaaactaatttaaaatgttgAGGAGGGACGATGATAGCGATAAGATCAATTAACTTGTCGTGATGTCATGATGATCAGAGGGATTGGACAGTGATCCGGCGTGACAGATCAGACGACCGGAAGTGGGACCCCAAGTCACGAGTAGTCCGACCTGGAAAGCATCTAATGTGGGCCCAAAGGGGTTCATCTTTTGGGAAAGGTCGGTTTCCAAAGGCAGGAGCAATGAGGTGAATCAGGGAAGGAAAAGTTGGCCACgctagcatttttattttttatgtcttttttATTGGGGCGAATTGGACGGTAATGATCACAGTTGGTGATGAAGGGTCCCACATGGTGGCACCGCCCAAGAGACCTTGTTGGCTTTTTATTGGCTTTCCtccattacaatttacaataatGATGGGATCTGTTTGGTTtgtgagaaaaaagagagagcatGGTCCTCCATCTTATTGAAAACCTTAAAAAATGGTACAACAATCAATTGAACCCCCCCAGAAAAGTGACTACTAAAGTAAATGTCCAAAATTTTTGACAATTataaaagctctctctctctctctctcataccaAGACCAATATTTAATGTAATGGTATGCATCTCAAAGTTTTATACAATAGCCTTTCTGggtatttaagattttaatttgtacatatttattcttttatataaacatatttggATTGCTATGTATACAGATTTTTTTAGTGAGTTGTCTGAGTCATGTTTTCTTGGTATAAAGTcgaggtaaaataaaataagaattattctattccCAAACTAGTATATAGAATATATCATTCatatgataagatttgatttataagatttaaattttaaaatttatctttcaaatcaaattatgtcatacaaataatatattaagtgttttttatcTACCGACTCGAGAATAGGATTTTTCATAACACAATCGCAGTACAAGAATATGCATCTGGTTAAGTTCACGGCTGTACCTGAactcaaatgaatattttaatttgtactaTTGGTATTTAAAAATAGGGGATAGCTAGgggttttaatattttattcacagatatatatatatatatatatatatataccaaaattACAGAGAGTACTTGTTTTATGAGtgtattgattttgttttagtCCAAAAAAGCAGATTGAAATATGTAACTGttgcatttttcaaatttgaatggaaATCTAAGCTTATTAATGGTAGGGTCCATAGAAACTACAAAAcaatggagagaaaataaaatcccAGAACATGAATGCATGATAAAAGGGAGAGAGGTAAATGGCCCCACTTCACAACAACACAGAGAAACCCACTTATCAGATATGATACTAATATCTCCTATGGCCTCCACCATTTGGCATTTACAATTAATGCTCTACAAAAGCTACCAATAATAGAAAAAACTTATCCCAATACACTTtagttcttaaaaaataaaaccaaaacaaggGAAAAACATTCACAGTTAGGCTTGCAAATGTCCTTTATTCTGTGTCACTGACGTGAGGTGTCTTCTTGCAAAGATTCTTCTGGCGCTCACACTTCTCTCGCCACCCCCTCCTCTCCGTTTTTTTTTCCGTTTCTTTTTTGGGTTCGAAGCATTCACACCTCTATATATAGCTCTCTCATTCTGATCAGCTCCTCACCTCACTCACAAGTGCTGCTACTCCCTTCCTTCCTGGTTACTGATACATTtcacctctttcatttttctgttccaagttattttatacTCCCCTTTGTATCCCAAATGGCCACTGTTGAGGTATTCAACTAATATTTCACTTTTGCTTTTATATATGATGTCTGTTTTGTGCTGAACACATTTGTATCCAGTTTCTGATAGATCATTCTACTCTTCCAGCTTTGACAGTGTTCAAAGTATTTGTAtagttctattttaaataaCATCTGATCCATCTCTGCAAATCCATAACGTATAGAAACTAATATGTAACGGATTGTCCTTAGATCAGCCAAAAAATGCCAACTTTTGGGATGTTACCGGAAACACTCTAGCTTTCTCATACACGATAGATCGCGGCTACTTTTTTTTGTAAGACTAGCTTTGCATTATTGGAGTGTTCCAATCACTAACACCCCAACTGCATGAAGTCGTTTTGAAGAGGTTTTAAGAAGTTTTCTTCATTGGTTCATTTGTCATTGAAGGTAAATCGGGTCTTGCAGGTAGCATCGGCTCCAACAACATTGCCAGAGAATGAGGCAACTGAGGTGATCACGACAAAGGAGATAACCCCAGAAGAGCCAGTGGCCGCGCCCGCTGCCCCAGAGCCAGTTACTGAGGAACCAAAAGAAGCAACACCTGAAGCCCCAGTGGCAGAGAAACCTGCGGCTCCAGAACCCGAAGCTGTAGTTGAAGTTGAGACCAAGGAGGTGGCAGAGGAAGCCAAGGCTGACGCAGAGGAGCCAGCAGCggagaagaaagaggaagagaCCCAAGAAGTGGCAGCAGAGCCTGCTGCTGTGGAGGAGACCAAAGTAGATACTACTGAAGCCACTGAGGCACCAGCAGAAGCCCCGGCTGAGGTAGAGAAATCGGTTGAGGAAGAGAAGCCAGCTGAAGCAGCAAAGGAAGCTACCACTGAAGTTCCAGCTGAGAAGACTGAGGAATAGATCGATGAAAGGAAGTGAAACTATATAGGAGAGTCTTAGTTTTGGGTCTTCTTCTTAGGTTGCATTTCAAAGTTGGCATGCTGTTTAGTTTTATATCATGTTTTTAGTACAATTATGGTTATGATTGAGGTTAAGGGTTTGGgagggtttgaactttgaaattcCCAAGCTGCACAATGTAAGCACTTGGATCCACATCAGCATTCTTCCCAAGTGCCTAATATTTGAAATGGTACATAGATGGGAGAAACTCTTGAGTGCTCTATGTATGTGTAGGAGCTGAAGTGTGTGCTAGGTGGGTGGTGTGGATGTTGGTTCCAAGAGAGTCAGGTGAGTTTGATATGGTGTGATGAGATGTGATATTTTCTAGGCTTGAATAATGATATTACTGTTTTTTTATTACCAAATCAGTATCTGTGCGTAATATTAGGTAGGGCACTTAATCTGGTGATTCAAAGGGACAAGATGCTTATAGAGTTGCTTATGGGCACTTTATTGCAGAAATTAGTGTTGTGTATGTAAGCCAAAACCTCCAAAGGAGAATGGCAACTGAAAATGGCCTGCGCATGGATCATGGAGCAAGGTGTCTTCTGAATCAAGTGCTTTCAGATGATGCAGACATGCCACATGCAAAGGCACCAATAACCAATAACATTTTTTAGAGTAGGTTTTTGGATGATGCATGAGATATTCAAGGGGTATAAAGCTTGAGCAAAGAAAACCGATACACACCTCTTGtatagttttgttttattattattattattattaattgtatATGGTTAGGATTAAAAGATTTCAAGGAAACTGACCTtccccattttcatcttcatggtTAAAAATGTGCCGCAAAAAATTGAGAAGGGTAATATcctttgtatgtatgtatgcatgttcaTTCATCTTCAAGTGGCATTTCCACTCTCTGTGAAAATCCAATTCCGGATCATGGTGTTTTTTCCCGTGCTGTAACTGATTATTGTTAATgacaaatagtttttttttttttttttttttgtcaataaaaaactatataataaaaataggaaGAAATAGATCAAGGCATATATACAtctcttaaattattaattaacaagacagagattaaataaataaacaaaagaggGGCAGAAAATACCATCCAAATGACAACGAAGTCATGATTCATTCTCATAGGAATTTAGGAATAAAAGAATTACCCGAAGAACTCCCCTTTAAAAGCTAAAAGAAAGAATCTATTTCTTCAAGTAATTGAGAAGACTTGACGATTTGTGATGGCGACATTGTCatcgttttgttttgtttaggtATGAATTATTTAACATATAAAAGatgcatttaaatataaatatatatataaataaattcattgTCTAAAAATAGGACAAATAATTGAGTATAAAATCAATGTTTGGTGAAACAATGGATTAAATTCTTTAGTTCCTAAGTTTTAACCATAAAACGGGTACTGCAAGATAGTAGCATTGGCTCTGACAGCAACACAAAAAGTAAACTCCATGATCAATGAGGGATTACTTGCGAAGAAAAGTTATTCCCTACCCTTTGATGCCGATTGATGTAAAAAAACTGCAGCTGCATGGGAATTGAAATTGGAAATGGTGCAAAGACTCATGGCCTCAGTGCCCTTCTGATCCATGTGCTTCCAGATGATCCTGACTTCACATTTACTTATCTCAAAAGACGATAAACAATCTTACcaggaaaatgaaaataacaacGTTTCTGAGGCCAGTTCTCTAGCATCTGAAGTTCAGGTGTTTCCagaatgaaaatgaagataattGCATGATGACAGGGGTTTCCAGGAAGAAGACCAGAGGAGTTATGGctataaataaaaactaagtAACAACctgaatattttctaaataaaataaatcttggaAGCTATTCACACACTAATAAGAAGCTGAAGACTATCAGAAGTTAAACTCGCATGTCATTGCATAACCTCTGTGTACTTACACGTCATGATAAGCCAATATCTAATACTAGGAACGAAGTTCATGGAAgcagagagattttttttttccctgcttCCAGCTTTATTTATACCATACCTATACAAACAGTTGACAAAAGAGCAATGACACTGGAAAGGACCGAAAACAAGAGGATTATAGCAGCATGGTCTAAATGACAAACACAATATTCCTATATTCTGTACAACCTTGATTATGTGCAGTCAAAAACCCTTTTCACCCCAAATGCATATGTAACTAATTTCACCAAGTACCGAAGCTGCAGCCTACATGTTCTTGGCTGATGACATTAAGGCGATCTTGCATGACAGCTATTGATGGATATGGAGGGAAACACAACCGGTAAAAGCATGTGTGGGATGAAGGCAGGCGCCCATTAGGCTCTGAGGACTTGTAGATGTAAAGCCGGGAAGCCAAGCCACTGAAACCTTCCACCGGTAAATACTTCACTGAAGtccaaaaaaagagaagaaccTTTCTCTGCTCCGCTGTCATCTCCCCAACAATCTGCAAATTCCCATGAGATAAATTTACATAACACATTGGCAATAACttgttttttacaagtaatcaaagatactattttttttttatatacttaaaGTAATCAAAGATACTATTAAACAAATTGGCAATAACAAATTCAGTTCTGTTCATAGAAGCGTGTTATCAAGCAAATATATAGAGAAGACTCCAGATACTGCAAACCAGACATTAATTGTGTCTCTCATCGGGCAGGGCAAAGGCTAGATTATTTGATGGTTGAGCGTGCAAGTTAGGCTGCCAGAAATTATATCTCCCAAGGGAAACTGGATACACGAAAGAGTGTTTCACATTGAAAATAAGTACAACATCAAACAACTGTCTATGCAAATTCAAGGAAGGGGAGCTAACCATATCCTGTGTTGTTGTTATTGCTTTCTAACTCAAATGTAACAGGCAAAGAACAATGGATCCGAGGGGGATCCACCATTGGGACAAAAAGAATGTCTCAcacagccaaaaaaaaaaaaaaaaaggtccgaAATCGAACAACTGCCTACGCAGCTTCAAGGTAAGCTTATCGATATGCTATCATTTGGGGCAAGCTAACTGTATCTTGTGTTGTACTAGCCAAAATGATATTTCCTTAATCCTTACattgatgttgttgttgttactaaaaagtatttttttaaaactcagaTGTAACACGCAAAGAACAATGGACCCTCTTCCAGCTATAGCAAATCACAACACGCTGATCAAGTCCATAATATACTTAACCATAAGGTGCCAATCTAACGCAagaaaccaaaaccaacaaatCTAGTTCCTATGAAgatgatttttctttacaaagATGTAACCCTTCTTTACAAACTAACTGGTAAAACAAttatttcaaaatcaaaagaaaacctCCCATGAAGTCCATCGGCTTCAGAACTCTCCAACGTTGATCTcttataattttagttttaattctGAATGTATACGCAGCTCAAATATGTTATACATGACTTTCTGGAAATGCATCTCAACCTCAATAATCATgtggttggctcaagtggtaaaggccttctggccttgggcttgggggtatgctccctccaagtctaaggttcaaatctccttgggtgcaaacaatctctaggggctatTGGACTAGGGgatttccccttgaattatccAAGGTGCACTTATAGAAAATTCCTTACCGAGGGCCTGTacacccctgggattagtcgagACGCTGTTCCTGGGCatccagtgccaataaaaaaaaacaattcaatgaCCTCAAAAAAGGCTCCTCCTAATCAACGACATGACCTAACTAAGGTCTAATCTATGAAAGAATGCGTATCCAAAAGTTTTGCCTCTCCTGTATAGTACTTGGGAAGCTTACATAACCACATCTCTCCACTAGAAATGCCAATGACTACTATACTACAATACATaagtaattttatcattttccaaattcacTATACTATTTTCTATCATTCTTATCCCTGGAATAAAGCAAAATAATTCACCATCCTCCAAGcctttttctaataaattcACTTTCACTTCTAGACCTGCTTCTCTATCATTGGAACTCTTCAACTCCCTTTTCAACTCTTTCACTCTCCTAGGGAGCCTATCATTCTGAGTGTTCGGTCAAGTCACTTGAGCTTCAGCTTGGTGTGATTCTTCTATACCATGGGAAAACTAGCCAATAGTCTATACTAAAAATCCATTGTGCCCCTCAATTAAATTTTAGCTTATAGTTTTTCTTCCCTGGTGGGACACTTTTCCCtcttttctctccgtacaacaagtgtttttcttcttttttcatttcaccACTTACTTTCATAGTGATTCCGATGGCATTCACGGGTGTTTGACGGTGCACTTGTTAGTAATTTTTCATTAGAATAGTATGATGCCCATGAAGCGTATCAGCATTGAATCTAAATTGTTTGAGGTGTCTGGGGAGGGGAGGTATGTGAACATTACAGAGAGGGGATGGAAAGTTGTAAAAAACTTGAGCTTGGGGCTGGGGACAATACGTTGGTTCTCTAATGCCTTGGAAGAGTGCTTATTGGTAGAAGGAAAATGATTCTATTCCGCTTATTGGGATGAGGACAGGGGGTACATTGCTCAAC
This window harbors:
- the LOC121264903 gene encoding major latex allergen Hev b 5 isoform X1, which gives rise to MATVEVNRVLQVASAPTTLPENEATEVITTKEITPEEPVAAPAAPEPVTEEPKEATPEAPVAEKPAAPEPEAVVEVETKEVAEEAKADAEEPAAEKKEEETQEVAAEPAAVEETKVDTTEATEAPAEAPAEVEKSVEEEKPAEAAKEATTEVPAEKTEE
- the LOC121264903 gene encoding major latex allergen Hev b 5 isoform X2, with the protein product MATVEVASAPTTLPENEATEVITTKEITPEEPVAAPAAPEPVTEEPKEATPEAPVAEKPAAPEPEAVVEVETKEVAEEAKADAEEPAAEKKEEETQEVAAEPAAVEETKVDTTEATEAPAEAPAEVEKSVEEEKPAEAAKEATTEVPAEKTEE